DNA sequence from the Vanessa cardui chromosome 13, ilVanCard2.1, whole genome shotgun sequence genome:
TACTTACTAGATATAGTCACTTTTGGTTTTTAAGATTACTCAATTGTGTCTCCGTCTTAATTTCAATATGTGGTGAATCCGATGTTTTGCGAAGATACACTCTTCCATTGTTGGTCCAGCAGTAATTAAAATCTTGTGTCTTGGCAAAGTCTCTAGCAAGGAAAAATAATCTTCGTCCCTTGTTTGTAAGCGCTTCAGAAATAAAGATAGGTGTAGTTGGTCCACTCAATCCTATGATGCTTGAGTTAAGGCGTTGATTAGGGTGTtgcttattgtaattttttgctGCTTGTATCACATCTTTTTTCAATACGACTGTAGTGAACTCAGCAATGATTGTACCCTTGCTTGATTTCCCATTTATGCGATAGATATCTTTGATAGTCATTTGTTCAACATTTACATTTAGCACTTTACATGTGTTTTTCACGATATTGCATAAATCactttttgtttcagtttttgTAGGAATAGGCACATTTCTTATTTCTACAGCAGTCAGCTTTGAGGTTTTTTGCATATCTTCTATTTTCTCCTCAAGTGAAGCTATTTGGGAAAGAAATTGTTTACGTTCAGTCTGGAGACCTTCGACCTTAGTTTTCATGTCTTCATATTGTGCGTTTAGGAAATCTAGTGATTTTGCGATTTCTTCATTTGAGAGCTTAATCTGATTGTTCTGTTTctttatttccaaaatttccGACATAAGTTTATTTAGTAAAGTGTTTTGGGTTTCTTTCCATTCATCAAGCATCATACGAATCTCATCTTTAAAAGAAATTAGTTCTTCATCACT
Encoded proteins:
- the LOC124534919 gene encoding uncharacterized protein LOC124534919 yields the protein MPRHARSPSSSNLLHTQSDTDVTNIPPNTSTTAFVSQRNKRQRQSSDEELISFKDEIRMMLDEWKETQNTLLNKLMSEILEIKKQNNQIKLSNEEIAKSLDFLNAQYEDMKTKVEGLQTERKQFLSQIASLEEKIEDMQKTSKLTAVEIRNVPIPTKTETKSDLCNIVKNTCKVLNVNVEQMTIKDIYRINGKSSKGTIIAEFTTVVLKKDVIQAAKNYNKQHPNQRLNSSIIGLSGPTTPIFISEALTNKGRRLFFLARDFAKTQDFNYCWTNNGRVYLRKTSDSPHIEIKTETQLSNLKNQK